A part of Amycolatopsis lurida genomic DNA contains:
- a CDS encoding DUF6573 family protein translates to MTDNNDQQQQDPAGFNGWEIIHAYTRADALRDGELVEADTDLLKQTGFRWPLAYTRSVFEGFINWDTTDEDRAHIHQTRRDRERSVLLALHAAIRAHTNPNDHTLSFTVRVTPRRGQGRSHHVTLYANFGPGDDAEPVITVLSGLTEL, encoded by the coding sequence ATGACCGACAACAACGACCAACAGCAGCAGGACCCGGCCGGCTTCAACGGATGGGAGATCATCCACGCCTACACCCGCGCCGACGCCCTACGCGACGGCGAACTCGTCGAAGCCGACACCGATTTGCTGAAGCAGACGGGCTTCCGCTGGCCTCTGGCCTACACCCGCTCAGTCTTCGAAGGCTTCATCAACTGGGACACGACCGACGAGGACCGCGCGCACATCCACCAGACCCGACGCGACCGCGAACGCAGCGTCTTACTCGCGCTCCACGCCGCCATCCGCGCCCACACCAACCCCAACGACCACACCCTCAGCTTCACCGTCCGTGTCACCCCGCGCCGTGGCCAAGGCCGCAGCCACCACGTCACGCTCTACGCGAACTTCGGCCCCGGCGACGACGCCGAGCCCGTGATCACCGTCCTGTCCGGCCTCACCGAACTATGA
- a CDS encoding IS481 family transposase has protein sequence MDEDFDDRTWRIEHRRRAVMEVLDGVPVAQVARQFGTSRQSVHAWLKRFETEGEQGLVERSVRPKTSPTRLSADVEALVCELRRSHPRWGPRRIAHELGRRGVSPAPGRTTVYRVLVRNNLVEPQEQQHRRKYQRWQRDAPMQLWQLDIMGGVFLADGRECKLVTGIDDHSRFIVITQVVVEPSGRAVCQAFTDAMARYGVPSEVLTDNGKQFTGRFTKPFPAEVLFEQICRENGITARLTKPRSPTTTGKIERWHQSLRRELLDECGPFESLQAAQAAIEAWAHGYNYERPHQSLGMVTPASLFRPARALTRVAAPEPEPVVPPDTRRASARSEPDAAAVELDMVISPGGRLCLPGNQQVKFNQSLAGRAVIVWADHRSIHVILDGELIRTRSSRLSTDDLAILRLRSARPAGPEPGTSAGKVVGASVVEVDRTVGRDGNVNIGGQRVLLAAHLAGQQVTLRLDGHLMHVVAAGKLAKTLPSPIPPEARSKVSGARAATSPLPPPPAPPLRALRKVPADGITMVAGQRLRVGRPHAGKTVTVVIEDTVFRVLHNDIELSTHARKTTKPIGRLRSHANSVAT, from the coding sequence GTGGATGAGGACTTCGACGATCGGACGTGGCGGATCGAGCACCGCCGGCGGGCGGTGATGGAGGTTCTCGACGGTGTCCCGGTGGCGCAGGTGGCCCGGCAGTTCGGGACGTCGCGGCAGTCGGTGCATGCCTGGCTCAAGCGGTTCGAGACCGAGGGCGAGCAGGGGCTGGTGGAGCGGTCCGTGCGGCCGAAGACGTCTCCTACCAGGCTGTCCGCCGACGTGGAGGCGCTGGTGTGCGAGCTACGTCGATCGCATCCTCGGTGGGGTCCGCGGCGCATTGCCCATGAGCTGGGCAGGCGTGGGGTATCGCCGGCGCCGGGCCGGACCACGGTCTATCGCGTGCTGGTTCGCAACAACCTGGTCGAGCCGCAGGAACAGCAGCACCGGCGCAAGTACCAGCGTTGGCAGCGGGACGCGCCGATGCAGTTGTGGCAGCTGGACATCATGGGCGGGGTGTTCCTGGCCGATGGCCGGGAATGCAAGCTGGTGACCGGAATCGATGACCACTCCCGGTTCATCGTGATCACCCAGGTGGTCGTCGAGCCGTCCGGCCGGGCCGTGTGCCAGGCGTTCACCGACGCGATGGCACGCTACGGTGTCCCGTCGGAAGTGTTGACAGACAACGGAAAGCAGTTCACCGGACGGTTCACCAAGCCGTTCCCCGCGGAGGTGCTGTTCGAGCAGATCTGCCGGGAGAACGGCATCACGGCCCGGTTGACGAAACCCCGCTCGCCCACGACGACCGGGAAGATCGAGCGCTGGCACCAGAGCTTGCGTCGGGAGCTGCTGGATGAGTGCGGGCCGTTCGAGTCACTGCAAGCGGCCCAGGCCGCGATCGAGGCATGGGCCCACGGCTACAACTACGAGCGGCCGCACCAGTCCCTGGGCATGGTCACCCCTGCCTCGCTGTTCCGTCCGGCTCGCGCGCTCACCCGCGTGGCGGCACCGGAGCCGGAGCCCGTCGTGCCGCCGGACACGCGGCGAGCCTCGGCGCGCAGTGAGCCGGATGCCGCGGCGGTGGAGCTGGACATGGTCATCTCGCCGGGCGGCCGGTTGTGCTTGCCCGGCAACCAGCAGGTCAAGTTCAACCAGTCGCTGGCTGGGCGCGCGGTCATCGTCTGGGCCGATCACCGCAGCATCCACGTGATCCTGGACGGCGAGCTCATCCGCACGCGCTCGTCACGGCTGTCCACCGACGACCTGGCCATCCTGCGTCTGCGCAGCGCCCGGCCCGCCGGGCCGGAACCCGGCACCTCCGCGGGGAAGGTGGTCGGCGCGTCGGTGGTCGAGGTTGATCGGACCGTGGGCCGCGACGGCAACGTCAACATCGGCGGTCAGCGGGTCCTGCTGGCTGCGCACCTGGCCGGCCAGCAGGTCACCCTGCGCTTGGACGGGCACCTCATGCACGTCGTGGCCGCGGGCAAGCTCGCCAAGACGCTGCCGTCGCCGATCCCACCCGAGGCCCGCAGCAAGGTGAGCGGGGCACGCGCGGCCACCTCGCCACTCCCGCCACCGCCGGCACCTCCACTGCGCGCGCTGAGGAAAGTCCCGGCCGACGGAATCACCATGGTCGCAGGACAACGCCTGCGGGTCGGTCGGCCCCACGCGGGCAAGACCGTCACGGTCGTCATCGAGGACACCGTGTTCCGGGTGCTGCACAACGACATCGAGCTCTCAACCCACGCCCGCAAGACCACCAAGCCGATCGGCCGACTCCGCTCGCACGCCAACAGCGTCGCCACCTGA
- a CDS encoding AAA family ATPase encodes MVAVDRERAAARAVSGLGESLLTVAGIFGPNASGKSSVLGAMAHLRRAVAESFPAREEASLMQPFTLPRDGARVGEFVVEMTVAGVRFEYRVTLESGQVQYEGLFHYPERKRRRLFERRGSELTLARGLGTLAVARDLLAPQVLVLSIARQVGPSLVGDFAEELLSIQVWNASDDGYAAECWREAGGAAIALALMKLVDPDVDEILVDQPAAAEGSSGVAIVRRGSGRSMVCEVVDESGGVRRWFSVVPSVVAALTSGAVVVADDLDAGIHPLVVAELVRVFGDRVANPKGAQLVFASARTGLLNQLNRDEVWFTEKSEEGVTRLGSLAEFAGERVRKSENVERSYLAGRFGALPEVGGMARELGSVVDV; translated from the coding sequence ATGGTCGCGGTCGATCGCGAACGAGCCGCGGCGCGGGCGGTGTCAGGGCTGGGTGAGAGTCTGCTGACGGTTGCGGGGATCTTCGGGCCTAACGCTTCAGGTAAGTCCAGTGTCCTCGGCGCGATGGCGCACCTTCGCCGCGCTGTAGCGGAGTCGTTTCCGGCGCGAGAGGAAGCGTCGCTGATGCAGCCGTTCACGTTGCCTCGGGACGGTGCACGCGTTGGCGAGTTCGTGGTCGAGATGACCGTGGCCGGTGTCCGGTTCGAGTATCGCGTGACGCTCGAGAGCGGGCAGGTGCAGTACGAGGGGCTGTTCCACTATCCCGAGAGGAAACGCCGTCGCCTGTTTGAGCGCCGTGGTAGCGAGCTCACCCTTGCCAGGGGACTGGGCACTCTGGCGGTCGCGCGAGACCTGCTGGCACCGCAGGTGTTGGTGTTGTCGATCGCGCGGCAGGTCGGTCCGTCGCTGGTCGGTGACTTCGCCGAGGAGCTGCTGTCGATCCAGGTGTGGAACGCCTCCGATGACGGCTACGCGGCGGAGTGCTGGCGCGAGGCCGGCGGCGCTGCTATCGCGCTTGCGTTGATGAAGCTGGTCGACCCGGACGTCGACGAGATACTCGTCGATCAGCCAGCTGCTGCGGAGGGATCAAGCGGTGTCGCGATAGTTCGCCGCGGTTCCGGCCGCAGCATGGTGTGTGAGGTGGTGGACGAGTCGGGTGGTGTGCGCCGCTGGTTCTCGGTTGTGCCGTCGGTGGTTGCAGCGCTCACGAGCGGTGCGGTGGTGGTGGCCGATGACCTGGATGCGGGTATCCATCCCCTGGTCGTGGCTGAGTTGGTTCGCGTGTTCGGTGATCGGGTGGCGAACCCTAAGGGTGCGCAGTTGGTGTTCGCTTCTGCTCGCACGGGTCTGTTGAACCAGCTCAATCGGGACGAAGTGTGGTTTACCGAGAAGTCCGAGGAAGGTGTAACGAGGCTGGGGTCGCTCGCGGAGTTCGCGGGCGAACGGGTCCGTAAGTCGGAGAACGTGGAGCGGAGTTATCTGGCCGGCCGGTTCGGCGCGCTTCCCGAAGTTGGTGGTATGGCCCGCGAACTCGGTTCGGTCGTCGATGTCTGA
- a CDS encoding zinc-ribbon domain-containing protein: MQSAYALPTPTGPEHARQHAHEHGYRYLEQLDGLSLSGDPHRVQCVYCDRISALRLGDIGFGCSCQTNPRRERQTTNVSGPRTKDLLKDSGLRVLEWWDHDRNDQSAWDTATIRATRTAHWRCPDCELEFTSRVRDMVTAARCPDCEAKRRAEWKAQYARYQITPITEVPELLAAWDDEADPATVTVARGRLRKFRCPQGHHPRVSPLTYLDSGCPVCRGNETRQQQRDQAQVDPAAYRINRELAAQWHPEKNGKIRLATVSPNSRKNIWWRDPDCGHEWQESPARRDGGQRLRCPRCRSILDSLAFHYPEIAAEWAPTNPLTAWQVRPSGQTAFTPTWVCSTNPDHTWQATLASRASGSGCPQCRETGKSKVEIEHHAAAQAVFGNAASGQPVTSDAFTRRARWLVDITADLGDGRMIAIEYDGSYWHADKIDIDTAKSLDLLAAGYLVARLREHPLPPLRIDDTRYTEIVVYATAPDPVAVMTRLKAWTTPSRTPVDARSQAISTEHPT; encoded by the coding sequence ATGCAAAGCGCATACGCGCTGCCCACACCCACCGGACCTGAGCACGCGCGCCAGCATGCGCACGAGCACGGCTACCGCTACCTCGAGCAGCTCGATGGCCTCTCCCTCTCGGGTGATCCGCACCGCGTGCAGTGCGTCTACTGCGACCGGATCTCAGCCCTACGCCTGGGCGATATCGGGTTCGGCTGCTCCTGTCAAACCAACCCCCGGCGCGAACGGCAAACCACCAACGTGTCCGGCCCCAGAACCAAAGACCTGCTCAAAGACTCCGGGCTCCGCGTACTCGAGTGGTGGGACCACGACCGCAACGACCAATCCGCGTGGGACACCGCCACTATCCGCGCGACCCGCACCGCGCACTGGCGCTGCCCCGACTGCGAACTCGAGTTCACCAGCCGAGTCCGGGACATGGTCACCGCAGCGCGCTGCCCGGACTGCGAAGCCAAACGCAGAGCCGAGTGGAAAGCGCAATACGCCCGCTACCAGATCACCCCGATCACCGAGGTTCCGGAACTGCTGGCCGCGTGGGACGACGAAGCCGACCCCGCCACCGTCACCGTCGCCAGAGGCCGGCTGCGCAAATTCCGCTGCCCTCAAGGCCACCACCCACGAGTCAGCCCGCTGACTTACCTGGACTCCGGTTGCCCGGTGTGCCGGGGAAACGAGACCCGACAGCAGCAGCGCGACCAAGCCCAAGTCGATCCAGCCGCGTACCGGATCAACCGAGAGCTCGCCGCGCAGTGGCATCCGGAAAAGAACGGAAAGATCCGCCTGGCCACGGTGTCACCCAACTCGCGCAAGAACATCTGGTGGCGTGACCCCGACTGCGGCCACGAGTGGCAGGAAAGCCCCGCCCGCCGCGACGGCGGCCAACGACTGCGATGTCCGCGGTGCCGCAGCATCCTCGACTCGCTAGCGTTCCACTATCCCGAGATCGCCGCCGAATGGGCACCGACCAACCCTCTCACCGCGTGGCAAGTCCGCCCCAGCGGGCAAACAGCCTTCACCCCGACCTGGGTGTGCTCGACCAACCCTGACCACACCTGGCAAGCGACACTCGCCTCCCGCGCGTCAGGCTCCGGCTGCCCGCAATGTCGGGAAACAGGCAAGTCGAAAGTCGAAATCGAGCATCACGCCGCAGCCCAAGCCGTGTTCGGCAACGCCGCCTCAGGACAGCCCGTCACCAGCGACGCCTTCACCCGCCGCGCCCGCTGGCTCGTCGACATCACCGCCGACCTCGGCGACGGCCGCATGATCGCCATCGAATACGACGGCTCCTACTGGCACGCCGACAAAATCGACATCGACACCGCGAAATCGCTCGACCTGCTTGCCGCCGGCTATCTCGTGGCCCGACTACGTGAACACCCGCTGCCACCGCTGCGCATCGACGACACCCGCTACACCGAGATCGTTGTCTACGCCACCGCACCCGATCCCGTGGCAGTAATGACCCGCCTCAAAGCGTGGACGACACCATCGCGTACCCCAGTTGACGCACGATCCCAGGCAATATCCACGGAGCATCCAACCTGA
- a CDS encoding IS701 family transposase yields the protein MFALVAGRFAQADSRRRARMYVLGLLSGAERKNSWTLAEKAGDLAPDGMQRLLNFYRWDAEAARDDVRSYVLAHLGDPGGVVVADETGFLKKGIKSAGVQRQYSGTAGRIENCQLGVFLTYVSPRGRALIDRELYLPTSWTDDRKRCEEAGIGDAVGFATKPELAQRMLERLLDAGADVEWFTADEAYGDNPGLRSWCEQAGLNYVMAISCDHRFDTPAGKARADELARSAGSKGWQRLSAGVGSKGHRLYDWLLIDPATPGGQQLLVRRSISKPSELAYYICHSTYPAPIAELVRVAGSRWAVEETFQFTKNETGLDHYQVRKYDAWYRHITLSMLAAAFLTATAHAERLRDEKGAAQHRKNS from the coding sequence GTGTTTGCGCTGGTGGCGGGGCGTTTCGCGCAGGCGGACTCGCGGCGGCGGGCGCGGATGTATGTGCTGGGGCTGCTGTCCGGGGCGGAGCGGAAGAACTCCTGGACGCTGGCCGAAAAGGCCGGTGATCTGGCTCCTGACGGGATGCAGCGTCTGCTGAACTTCTACCGCTGGGACGCCGAGGCCGCCCGGGACGACGTTCGCTCCTACGTGCTGGCCCATCTTGGTGATCCCGGCGGTGTGGTGGTGGCCGACGAGACCGGTTTTCTCAAGAAGGGCATCAAATCCGCCGGGGTGCAGCGGCAATACTCGGGCACCGCGGGGCGGATCGAGAACTGCCAGCTCGGTGTGTTCCTGACCTACGTCTCGCCGCGGGGACGGGCGTTGATCGACCGCGAGCTCTACCTTCCCACGTCCTGGACCGACGATCGGAAACGCTGCGAGGAAGCCGGAATCGGCGATGCGGTCGGCTTCGCGACCAAACCCGAACTTGCCCAGCGGATGCTGGAACGGCTGCTCGACGCCGGCGCTGACGTCGAGTGGTTCACCGCCGATGAGGCCTACGGCGACAATCCTGGCCTGCGTTCCTGGTGCGAGCAGGCCGGGCTGAACTACGTTATGGCGATCTCCTGCGACCATCGGTTCGACACCCCGGCAGGAAAAGCGCGAGCCGACGAGCTGGCCCGCAGCGCGGGATCGAAGGGATGGCAACGACTTTCCGCCGGCGTGGGCAGCAAAGGACACCGGCTCTACGACTGGCTGCTGATCGATCCCGCCACCCCCGGTGGACAGCAGCTGCTGGTGCGCCGCTCGATCAGCAAGCCCAGCGAGTTGGCCTACTACATCTGTCACTCCACCTACCCGGCGCCGATCGCCGAGCTCGTCCGGGTCGCCGGAAGCCGGTGGGCGGTCGAGGAAACCTTCCAGTTCACCAAGAACGAGACTGGGCTGGACCACTATCAGGTCCGCAAATACGACGCCTGGTACCGGCACATCACCCTGTCCATGCTCGCCGCCGCGTTCCTCACCGCCACCGCCCACGCCGAGCGTCTCCGTGACGAAAAAGGGGCGGCGCAGCACAGGAAGAACAGCTAA
- a CDS encoding glycoside hydrolase family 26 protein, with the protein MALLLSTTLACSNGTDLHPGPLSTQLEQKTDILVPASGALLGHYYGTGTIEGTDARIGRKPAIQLTYYAWSDDWVPQTRAQLADGRIPMVNWEPFDVEFDNIISGKHDKTIEARADGAKALGSKFFLDFAAEMNEGEGWGGHVPSKYIAAYRHIHDIFVSRGATNVVWAWCPNNTDSASAPTAMDYYPGDEYVDWTGVDGYNWGTSDDDFRWQSFREVFADIYADLAEKGKPIIIGEMASDEVGGDKAQWITEIVPTLKNVFPLVKAVVWFDVDKERHWQINSSPSSLTAYTAMATDPYFSG; encoded by the coding sequence GTGGCACTCCTGTTGTCGACGACGCTGGCGTGTTCGAATGGCACGGACCTGCATCCCGGCCCTCTTTCGACGCAACTGGAGCAAAAGACAGACATTCTTGTCCCGGCCAGCGGAGCGCTCCTCGGACACTATTATGGCACAGGAACAATCGAGGGTACGGATGCGCGGATCGGCCGGAAACCGGCGATCCAACTCACGTACTATGCATGGTCGGACGACTGGGTGCCGCAGACCCGTGCTCAACTCGCCGACGGGCGCATACCAATGGTCAACTGGGAGCCTTTCGATGTCGAATTCGACAATATTATCAGCGGAAAGCACGACAAGACGATCGAAGCCAGGGCCGACGGTGCGAAAGCCCTTGGTTCGAAGTTTTTCCTCGATTTTGCCGCCGAGATGAACGAGGGAGAGGGTTGGGGAGGGCATGTTCCATCGAAATACATCGCCGCCTATCGGCACATCCATGACATCTTCGTCAGTCGCGGTGCGACCAACGTCGTGTGGGCGTGGTGTCCGAACAATACTGATAGTGCAAGCGCGCCGACGGCAATGGACTACTACCCGGGAGACGAGTATGTCGATTGGACCGGCGTCGACGGCTATAACTGGGGCACCTCTGACGACGACTTTCGCTGGCAGAGTTTTCGCGAGGTCTTCGCGGACATCTACGCAGACCTCGCCGAGAAGGGCAAACCGATCATTATCGGCGAAATGGCGTCCGACGAGGTGGGAGGTGACAAAGCCCAGTGGATCACCGAGATCGTGCCGACCTTGAAAAACGTCTTTCCGCTGGTCAAGGCGGTGGTGTGGTTCGATGTCGACAAGGAGCGACACTGGCAGATCAACTCGTCGCCTTCGTCACTCACCGCTTACACCGCGATGGCGACAGATCCGTACTTCTCCGGGTAA
- a CDS encoding nucleotidyltransferase domain-containing protein, translating into MDLKQRWPILDELCTCATQLPDLQLWVFGSMLRTEHPRDLDVLIIYTDPQHVTDLYRMRLWEATLPPLHFIAMTADEERDYRFIEVTGAVLLQPP; encoded by the coding sequence ATGGACTTAAAACAGCGTTGGCCGATCCTCGACGAGCTGTGCACATGCGCGACGCAGTTGCCCGACCTGCAACTCTGGGTCTTCGGATCCATGCTGCGCACCGAACACCCTCGAGACCTCGACGTGCTGATCATCTACACCGACCCCCAGCACGTCACCGACCTGTACCGCATGCGCCTGTGGGAAGCGACGCTGCCGCCGCTGCACTTCATCGCGATGACCGCGGACGAAGAACGCGACTACCGCTTCATCGAGGTCACCGGGGCGGTGCTACTGCAACCGCC
- a CDS encoding HNH endonuclease signature motif containing protein: MAGGTTKRLDLSTPAKNLLWSESGGHCQNPQCRADLHVLIEQQRLHLGELAHIIPAQTGGPRADEDPELTDSDRAQPENILLLCPTCHTMIDKASHAYPATLLHEWKQRSQKARAQAFGTPIFDTRVDARAHIEPLLEANKAVFDRYGPRSGDFDDDRADQWQRHVAAAIIPNNQQLQRVLHANRHLLTTQEKTTFHTWAIHAQEFEERHLQGDWTAGSTRFPPAMATILVDEQ, encoded by the coding sequence ATGGCCGGCGGCACGACCAAACGGCTGGACCTGTCCACACCGGCCAAGAACCTGCTGTGGTCCGAATCCGGCGGACACTGCCAAAACCCGCAATGCCGCGCCGACCTGCACGTTCTCATCGAACAGCAACGGCTGCACCTCGGCGAGCTCGCCCACATCATCCCCGCGCAAACCGGTGGTCCCCGAGCCGACGAGGATCCCGAGCTCACCGACTCCGACCGGGCACAGCCAGAGAACATTCTCCTACTGTGCCCAACCTGCCACACCATGATCGACAAGGCTTCACACGCCTACCCAGCCACCCTGCTGCACGAGTGGAAGCAGCGCAGTCAGAAAGCCCGAGCCCAAGCCTTCGGCACCCCCATATTCGACACACGAGTCGATGCCCGCGCCCACATCGAACCGCTGCTCGAAGCCAATAAGGCCGTGTTCGACCGCTACGGCCCCCGCTCCGGAGACTTCGACGACGACCGCGCCGATCAGTGGCAGCGGCACGTCGCCGCCGCGATCATCCCCAACAACCAGCAGCTTCAGCGGGTGCTGCACGCCAACCGCCATCTGCTCACCACGCAGGAGAAGACCACATTCCACACGTGGGCGATCCACGCGCAGGAATTTGAAGAGCGTCACCTCCAGGGCGACTGGACCGCCGGGTCGACCCGGTTCCCGCCGGCGATGGCCACAATCCTGGTGGACGAGCAGTGA
- a CDS encoding IS256 family transposase yields MLDGLVKDAYANGGALGAQELLNEMTKAVLERALDAEMTHHLGYEKGDPAGNGSGNSRNGRSPKTVSTSNGPVELVVPRDRNGSFEPAIVPKRARRLGNIDEAILSLYSRGMTTRDIESHLREVYGVNVSRELISNVTEVVADEIALWQSRPLDEMYPILYVDGLRLRVKDKGVVTSKVAYLAIGVDMEGRKHALGLWIADTEAAKFWAKVVTDLRNRGVKDILIACCDGLTGLPDAIRGAFPETVVQTCVVHVIRNAMRFIAYGDRKKVAAAMREIYTAPTLEAAEIALTRFDKDFGTQYPAAIQVWRHTWNDFTPFLDYPPEHRRIVYTTNLIENINFQLRKITKNRGHFDSDTAATKLLYLGLRNITSNRGGPSGTGTRGWKQALNTLAALFPDRLPLH; encoded by the coding sequence ATGCTTGATGGGTTGGTGAAAGACGCGTATGCGAATGGCGGGGCGCTGGGTGCGCAAGAATTGCTGAACGAGATGACCAAGGCAGTGCTCGAACGGGCGCTGGATGCCGAAATGACCCATCATCTCGGATATGAGAAAGGTGACCCTGCCGGGAACGGTTCCGGGAATTCCCGGAACGGCAGGTCCCCGAAAACCGTGTCCACCTCGAATGGCCCGGTCGAGCTGGTGGTGCCGCGTGACCGGAATGGCTCGTTCGAACCGGCGATCGTGCCGAAACGTGCACGCAGGCTGGGTAATATCGATGAGGCGATCCTGTCGCTGTATTCGCGCGGCATGACCACCCGGGACATCGAATCCCATTTGCGTGAAGTATATGGCGTGAACGTGTCACGGGAATTGATCTCCAACGTGACCGAGGTGGTGGCCGACGAGATCGCGTTATGGCAATCCCGGCCTTTGGACGAGATGTACCCGATTCTTTATGTCGACGGTCTGCGGCTGCGGGTCAAGGACAAGGGCGTGGTCACCTCCAAGGTCGCCTACCTGGCCATCGGTGTGGACATGGAAGGGCGTAAACACGCCCTCGGCCTCTGGATCGCCGACACCGAAGCGGCGAAGTTCTGGGCCAAAGTCGTCACCGACCTGCGCAACCGTGGCGTAAAAGACATCCTGATCGCCTGCTGCGACGGTCTGACCGGACTGCCTGACGCGATCCGCGGCGCGTTTCCCGAGACCGTGGTCCAAACCTGCGTCGTGCACGTGATCCGCAACGCCATGCGCTTTATCGCCTATGGCGACAGGAAGAAGGTCGCCGCCGCCATGCGGGAAATCTATACCGCGCCGACACTCGAGGCAGCCGAGATCGCGCTCACGCGTTTCGACAAGGACTTCGGCACGCAATACCCGGCCGCTATCCAGGTGTGGCGGCACACCTGGAACGACTTTACGCCATTCCTTGACTATCCACCCGAACACCGCCGGATCGTCTACACCACAAACCTGATCGAGAACATCAACTTCCAGCTCCGAAAAATCACCAAGAACCGCGGCCATTTCGACAGCGACACCGCCGCGACAAAACTGCTCTACCTAGGACTCCGCAACATCACCAGCAACCGGGGCGGACCATCAGGAACAGGAACCCGAGGCTGGAAACAAGCACTCAACACCCTCGCCGCACTCTTCCCAGACCGACTGCCACTCCACTAA
- a CDS encoding LPD29 domain-containing protein, which yields MNSNDVPITESRFIDTADVAKLVRKELKKTFPDTKFSVRISRYAGGSSVYVGWTDGPTTKDVDQVVYAFQSGRFESMTDCAYSADSWYCPEHGPRVARTYGCDLDDNNGLHASRCCHQAELVHFCATHVSTSRQLSDEFTAELAAKVRKDCRMAPEGPLDDPIPEGTRWHYGDYSTVYNAIWRLADDTDY from the coding sequence ATGAACAGCAACGACGTTCCCATCACCGAATCCCGGTTTATCGACACCGCCGACGTCGCGAAACTCGTCCGCAAAGAACTCAAAAAGACCTTCCCAGACACCAAATTTTCAGTCCGGATCTCCCGCTACGCCGGCGGCTCGTCGGTCTACGTCGGCTGGACTGACGGCCCCACCACCAAGGACGTCGACCAGGTCGTCTACGCGTTCCAAAGCGGCCGGTTCGAGAGCATGACCGACTGCGCCTACTCCGCCGACTCCTGGTACTGCCCCGAACACGGGCCGCGCGTAGCCCGCACTTACGGCTGCGACCTCGACGACAACAACGGCCTCCACGCCTCCCGCTGCTGCCACCAGGCCGAGCTGGTGCACTTCTGCGCCACTCACGTCTCCACCAGCCGCCAGCTGTCCGACGAGTTCACCGCCGAACTCGCCGCGAAAGTTCGCAAAGACTGCCGCATGGCGCCTGAGGGCCCCCTCGACGACCCCATCCCGGAAGGCACCCGCTGGCACTACGGCGACTACTCGACCGTCTACAACGCCATCTGGCGACTGGCCGACGACACCGACTACTAG